One genomic window of Halorubrum hochsteinianum includes the following:
- a CDS encoding HpcH/HpaI aldolase/citrate lyase family protein, with protein sequence MTDVTLRRTQLATPASDEKMMHSAADSDADEVFLDLEDSVAPDAKPAAREPLIEAAREEDWSDKVLSFRMNGIDTKWWYDDVITVVGEAGEFIDDIIVPKVKSASDVHTVENLLAQVEENNGLEVGAIGLEPQIEDGEGIHNVHEIAHASDRLSSIIFGPGDYSAAMGTPGLDIGQFPEYPGHYWHHALSECNSAAKSAGLPCLDGPYADIEDPDGFRESAENASMIGCDGKWAIHPSQIEIGNEVFAPDPETAERAKRIVDAYAEAMEEGKGAVSVDGQMVDEATNKMAQDIVEKAEAAGIL encoded by the coding sequence ATGACTGACGTCACCCTTCGTCGGACGCAGCTGGCGACGCCCGCGAGCGACGAGAAGATGATGCACTCGGCGGCCGACAGCGACGCCGACGAGGTCTTCCTCGACTTAGAGGACTCGGTCGCGCCCGACGCGAAGCCGGCCGCGCGCGAGCCGCTGATCGAGGCGGCCCGCGAGGAGGACTGGAGCGACAAGGTCCTCAGCTTCCGCATGAACGGTATCGACACAAAGTGGTGGTACGACGACGTGATCACCGTCGTCGGCGAGGCGGGCGAGTTCATCGACGACATCATCGTCCCGAAGGTGAAGTCCGCCAGCGACGTTCACACCGTCGAGAACCTCCTCGCGCAGGTCGAGGAGAACAACGGACTGGAGGTCGGCGCGATCGGGCTCGAACCTCAGATCGAAGACGGCGAGGGGATCCACAACGTCCACGAGATCGCCCACGCCTCCGACCGCCTCTCCTCTATCATCTTCGGCCCCGGCGACTACTCCGCGGCGATGGGGACCCCCGGCCTCGACATCGGCCAGTTCCCGGAGTACCCCGGCCACTACTGGCACCACGCGCTCTCGGAGTGTAACTCCGCGGCGAAGTCGGCCGGCCTCCCCTGTCTCGACGGTCCGTACGCCGACATCGAGGACCCCGACGGGTTCCGCGAGTCCGCCGAGAACGCCAGCATGATCGGCTGCGACGGCAAGTGGGCGATCCACCCGTCGCAGATCGAGATCGGTAACGAAGTGTTCGCGCCGGACCCGGAGACGGCCGAGCGCGCCAAGCGCATCGTCGACGCCTACGCCGAGGCGATGGAGGAAGGCAAGGGCGCGGTGTCCGTCGACGGCCAGATGGTCGACGAGGCGACCAACAAGATGGCCCAAGACATCGTCGAGAAGGCCGAGGCCGCCGGCATCCTGTAA
- a CDS encoding ABC transporter ATP-binding protein, with product MARSAASARGGPRERDETRSEADDAPSDGTPGPPALAVENLTKRFGDGDDAVTAVDDVSLTVERGSVVGLLGPNGAGKTTLIKCALGIVIPDAGSVRVFGSDVRDGRGTAYADVDAMLEGARNDYWRLTVRENLRYFATVSGVDPDSVAARHDRLLDRLDLTDKADTPVRDLSRGMKQKVSLASVLAGGAELVFLDEPTLGLDVESARTLRAELRRLAAEEGLTIVVSSHDMTTIEAVCDRVVMLSNGRIVADDTVAALLGAADRDIVRVASLDLDRETVAGLRERFEVVAVDREATPPAVSVVAGGDRLYDLTDALRAAGVTVSDIRTVQPDLEDVFLERTGSVPGGDSA from the coding sequence ATGGCACGGAGCGCGGCGAGCGCGCGCGGCGGTCCCCGCGAGCGCGACGAGACGCGGAGCGAGGCGGACGACGCACCGAGCGACGGGACGCCCGGTCCGCCCGCCCTCGCGGTCGAGAACCTCACGAAGCGGTTCGGCGACGGCGACGACGCCGTGACCGCGGTCGACGACGTGAGCCTCACCGTCGAGCGCGGGTCGGTCGTCGGCCTGCTCGGCCCGAACGGCGCGGGCAAGACGACGCTGATCAAGTGCGCGCTGGGGATCGTCATCCCCGACGCGGGGTCGGTCCGGGTGTTCGGCAGCGACGTGCGCGACGGGCGCGGGACGGCCTACGCCGACGTGGACGCGATGCTGGAGGGCGCGCGAAACGACTACTGGCGGCTCACCGTCCGCGAGAACCTGCGCTACTTCGCGACGGTGAGCGGCGTCGACCCCGACTCGGTGGCGGCGCGCCACGACCGGCTGCTCGACCGGCTCGACCTGACCGACAAGGCGGACACGCCGGTCCGGGACCTCTCGCGCGGCATGAAACAGAAGGTGTCGCTGGCGAGCGTACTGGCGGGCGGCGCGGAGCTGGTCTTCCTAGACGAGCCGACGCTGGGGCTCGACGTCGAGAGCGCGCGGACGCTCCGGGCGGAGCTGCGCCGGCTCGCGGCCGAGGAGGGGCTCACCATCGTCGTCAGCAGCCACGACATGACGACGATCGAGGCGGTGTGCGACCGCGTCGTCATGTTGTCGAACGGCCGGATCGTCGCCGACGACACGGTCGCGGCGCTGCTTGGCGCGGCCGACCGCGACATCGTCCGCGTGGCGAGCCTCGACCTCGATCGCGAGACGGTCGCGGGGCTCCGCGAGCGCTTCGAGGTCGTCGCGGTCGACCGCGAGGCGACCCCGCCCGCGGTGTCGGTCGTCGCGGGCGGCGACCGGCTGTACGACCTCACCGACGCCCTCCGAGCGGCCGGCGTCACGGTCTCGGATATCCGGACGGTCCAGCCCGACCTGGAGGACGTGTTCCTCGAACGCACCGGCAGCGTTCCCGGAGGTGACTCCGCGTGA
- a CDS encoding acyl-CoA thioesterase: MPSVSGTYIENRQRVQPTHTNNYESAHGGNVVKWMDEIGAMSAMRAAGETCVTAKINGLDFKRPVPQGDTCVIESYVYAVGRTSLRTRIRAYRESPRTGERQLTTESYFVFVAVDESGTPTAVPELAVTGDRCRELRDEALAAEPDEER; this comes from the coding sequence ATGCCCAGCGTCAGCGGCACGTACATCGAGAACCGCCAGCGCGTCCAGCCCACGCACACGAACAACTACGAGTCCGCCCACGGGGGCAACGTCGTCAAGTGGATGGACGAGATCGGCGCGATGTCCGCGATGCGCGCCGCGGGCGAGACCTGCGTCACGGCCAAGATCAACGGCCTCGACTTCAAGCGGCCGGTCCCGCAGGGAGACACCTGCGTCATCGAGTCGTACGTGTACGCGGTCGGGCGCACGAGCCTTCGCACGCGGATCCGCGCGTACCGCGAGTCGCCGCGCACCGGGGAGCGCCAGCTCACCACGGAGTCGTACTTCGTGTTCGTCGCCGTCGACGAGTCGGGGACGCCGACGGCCGTCCCGGAGCTGGCGGTCACGGGCGACCGCTGTCGGGAGCTCCGCGACGAGGCCCTCGCCGCGGAGCCGGACGAGGAGCGGTGA
- a CDS encoding ABC transporter permease, giving the protein MSGDAPSADAAAADASSADGSRAADATDAAAVEEGEPRPATYYHLARAVLYREFLIFVRYPANAIGGIVVSLFFFAALFLGGQLLAGQALTDSIEGIVVGYFLWTLSVGAYSSVSNDIGSEVQWGTLERHITTPFGFAPVALLKGVAKVVRTFLTSAVILAVMLLATGTRLSLAPVTVVVVAGLSIVSVLGLGFAAGGVTVLYKRIGNWLNLLQFGFVALISAPVFDLSWTRVLPLAHGSAMLQRAMVDGIRLWEFPLADLGLLVAVAVGYLLGGYLVFQSATRRARRLGVLGDY; this is encoded by the coding sequence GTGAGCGGCGACGCGCCGTCGGCGGACGCGGCGGCCGCCGACGCGTCGAGCGCGGACGGGTCGCGGGCCGCGGACGCGACCGACGCCGCGGCCGTGGAGGAGGGCGAGCCGCGGCCGGCCACCTACTACCACCTCGCGCGGGCCGTGCTGTACCGGGAGTTCCTGATCTTCGTGCGCTACCCGGCGAACGCGATCGGCGGGATCGTGGTGTCGCTGTTCTTCTTCGCGGCGCTGTTCCTCGGCGGCCAGCTGCTCGCGGGGCAGGCGCTGACGGACTCGATCGAGGGGATCGTCGTCGGCTACTTCCTGTGGACGCTGTCGGTGGGCGCGTACTCGTCGGTGTCGAACGACATCGGCAGCGAGGTGCAGTGGGGGACCCTGGAGCGCCACATCACCACCCCGTTCGGCTTCGCGCCCGTCGCGCTGTTGAAGGGGGTCGCGAAGGTGGTGCGGACGTTCCTCACGAGCGCGGTGATCCTCGCCGTGATGCTCCTCGCGACCGGAACGCGGCTCAGCCTCGCGCCGGTGACGGTGGTCGTCGTCGCGGGGCTGTCGATCGTTTCGGTCCTCGGGCTCGGGTTCGCCGCGGGCGGCGTGACGGTGCTGTACAAGCGGATCGGCAACTGGCTCAACCTGCTCCAGTTCGGTTTCGTGGCGCTGATCTCCGCGCCCGTCTTCGACCTGTCGTGGACGCGCGTCCTCCCGCTGGCGCACGGGAGCGCCATGCTCCAGCGCGCGATGGTCGACGGGATCCGCCTGTGGGAGTTCCCGCTCGCCGACCTGGGCCTGCTCGTCGCCGTGGCGGTCGGCTACCTGCTCGGCGGCTACCTCGTGTTCCAGTCGGCCACGCGGCGCGCGCGGCGGTTGGGCGTGCTCGGCGACTACTGA
- a CDS encoding L-lactate permease, with the protein MTTGVDVAIAAVPLLLAGVLLVGFLWPATRAMPLAWVAAIGVGYFAWNMPVNWLAGASAVGVMTAIEILWIVFGALVLLYTLMEAGAFDRINRGFATVSDDRRVQIVLIAFFMATFIEGAAGFGTPAAVVAPLLLGLGFPALAAVVAAIIGHIIAVTYGAVGTPIVVGIQSPMESVDFTRTAIEGGGMTVREFSVEVAAWAATYHALVGFVMPLFAVGMVVYFFGDPDERSLAPAWEVAPLCLVAGISFAVPYWVSAWFLTAEFPALIGSMVGGAIVLSILRAGYLLPDEDWEFPERDRWEDHWVGSIEPGQSNGSNGGAESRGGVSPEAEAADITDVDEEMSLLKAWSPYVLLVVLLVVTRAVGPISDFINRSAFVINWNDILGTTLSGSVAWMNVPGFWLLVSAVLAIPIFGMSGQEVGDAWREAARKIVSPFIALVFVIAMVQVMLQSGAHPSAPEVGSMIVLLAQTTADLLGVAYPAFASLIGALGAAMAGSNTVSNITFGAFQFEAATQLGLPRTIIVGAQAVGGAIGNLVAIHNLVAALATVGLLGQEGRVMRLNLIPLLYYATGVGLLCLLFSYVLFTGVF; encoded by the coding sequence ATGACGACCGGGGTCGACGTCGCGATCGCGGCGGTCCCGCTGCTGCTCGCCGGCGTCCTGCTCGTCGGCTTCCTCTGGCCGGCGACCCGCGCGATGCCGCTGGCGTGGGTCGCCGCGATCGGGGTCGGCTACTTCGCGTGGAACATGCCGGTGAACTGGCTCGCCGGGGCGTCCGCCGTGGGGGTGATGACCGCGATCGAGATCCTCTGGATCGTCTTCGGCGCGCTCGTCCTCCTGTACACGCTGATGGAGGCGGGCGCGTTCGACCGGATCAACCGCGGGTTCGCGACGGTCAGCGACGACCGCCGCGTCCAGATCGTCCTGATCGCCTTCTTCATGGCGACGTTCATCGAGGGGGCGGCCGGCTTCGGGACGCCCGCGGCGGTCGTCGCGCCGCTGCTCTTGGGGCTGGGCTTCCCGGCGCTCGCGGCGGTGGTCGCGGCGATCATCGGCCACATCATCGCCGTCACCTACGGCGCGGTGGGGACGCCGATCGTGGTCGGGATCCAGAGCCCGATGGAGAGCGTCGATTTCACCCGGACCGCGATCGAGGGCGGGGGGATGACCGTCCGGGAGTTCTCGGTCGAGGTGGCCGCGTGGGCCGCGACGTATCACGCCCTCGTCGGGTTCGTGATGCCGCTTTTCGCGGTCGGGATGGTCGTCTACTTCTTCGGTGACCCCGACGAGCGGTCGCTCGCGCCGGCGTGGGAGGTCGCGCCGCTCTGTCTGGTCGCCGGGATCTCCTTCGCGGTCCCGTACTGGGTCTCGGCGTGGTTCCTCACCGCCGAGTTCCCGGCGCTCATCGGCTCGATGGTGGGCGGCGCGATCGTCCTGTCGATCCTGCGCGCGGGGTACCTGCTCCCGGACGAGGACTGGGAGTTCCCCGAGCGCGACCGCTGGGAGGACCACTGGGTCGGCTCGATCGAACCGGGGCAGTCGAACGGGTCGAACGGCGGTGCCGAGAGCCGCGGCGGCGTCTCGCCCGAGGCGGAGGCGGCCGACATCACCGACGTCGACGAGGAGATGTCGCTCCTGAAGGCGTGGTCGCCGTACGTCCTGCTCGTGGTCCTGCTGGTCGTGACGCGGGCGGTCGGTCCGATCTCCGATTTCATCAACCGCAGCGCCTTCGTCATCAACTGGAACGACATCCTCGGGACGACGCTCAGCGGCTCCGTCGCGTGGATGAACGTCCCCGGGTTCTGGCTGCTCGTGAGCGCCGTGCTGGCGATCCCGATCTTCGGGATGTCCGGTCAGGAGGTCGGTGACGCCTGGAGGGAGGCCGCCCGGAAGATCGTCTCGCCGTTCATCGCCCTCGTCTTCGTCATCGCGATGGTTCAGGTGATGCTCCAGTCCGGCGCGCACCCGAGCGCGCCCGAGGTCGGGAGCATGATCGTGTTGCTCGCGCAGACGACCGCCGACCTGCTGGGGGTCGCGTATCCGGCGTTCGCGTCGCTGATCGGCGCGCTCGGTGCCGCGATGGCCGGGTCGAACACCGTCTCGAACATCACCTTCGGCGCGTTCCAGTTCGAGGCGGCGACGCAGCTCGGGCTCCCGCGGACGATCATCGTCGGCGCGCAGGCCGTCGGCGGTGCCATCGGGAACCTCGTCGCGATCCACAACCTCGTCGCCGCGCTGGCGACGGTCGGCCTCCTCGGACAGGAAGGGCGGGTGATGCGGCTGAACCTCATCCCGCTGCTGTACTACGCGACGGGCGTCGGGCTGTTGTGTCTGCTGTTCAGCTACGTGCTGTTCACCGGCGTGTTCTGA
- a CDS encoding VOC family protein, which produces MEILHTCLNVADADRTADWYVEQLGFERSWEFTTADGDTRNVYVADDAGVEFQLSDTDGEEPGDDGDRYDHVAVGVDDVDEAFESIDHHGVVKEPGDQPEAGARTAFVKDPDGHAVELIEPL; this is translated from the coding sequence ATGGAGATACTCCACACGTGTCTCAACGTGGCCGACGCGGACCGGACGGCGGACTGGTACGTCGAACAGCTCGGGTTCGAGCGCTCCTGGGAGTTCACGACGGCGGACGGCGACACGCGGAACGTCTACGTCGCCGACGACGCGGGCGTCGAGTTCCAGCTGTCCGACACCGACGGCGAGGAGCCGGGAGACGACGGCGACAGGTACGACCACGTCGCGGTCGGCGTCGACGACGTCGACGAGGCGTTCGAATCGATCGACCACCACGGCGTCGTGAAGGAGCCGGGCGACCAGCCGGAGGCGGGCGCGCGGACCGCGTTCGTGAAGGACCCCGACGGGCACGCGGTCGAGCTGATCGAGCCGCTGTAG
- a CDS encoding FAD-binding and (Fe-S)-binding domain-containing protein: protein MATEPTWGSDAPDLDTSAAALGHDRPDVAAYRELASDLRDRVEGGVQFDEYAQVLYATDGSIYQARPAGVVLPRSVEDVQAAMAVAADHGVPVIPRGAGSSLGGQTVGPGCVVLDLSKHMDEIVEVRPDDRRAVVQPGVVQDHLDDRLAEDGLKFAPDPASSARATVVGGIGNNSTGAHSVRYGITDAYTEELRVVLADGSLLHAREVVLDSPEYEAIVSGDDLEASLYETTRALVEDNEAQIDEKYPNLKRSVSGYNLHKVIYENDDGEEVINLSKLFVGAEGTLGTIVEAEVSLVTRPEETALALYTFDSLVDAMKAVPEALEFPVSAVELMDDEVFSLAAGSQEFAQYAEPIPDRAAAALMLEWDSELVDDFEAAIADTTAHFVDGGDAFDVLEAYTDEDQEDLWKLRKAAIPLLMSMRGDPKPYPFIEDATVPPEELAEYVGQFEDVLTDHDTSAAYFAHAGSGTLHIRPILSLKEEEGVEKMHSISEDVTDLVLEHHGAFSGEHGDGLARTEFNPKMYGEDLWSAFQELKSTFDPEWRMNPGKVVYVDGEAAAERGYPDTAADTDMRENLRYGPAYESIEPQTELDFDDEGGFSHLVELCNGCGTCRETDSGVMCPTYRASEEEIQATRGRANMLRAAISGELDDDEIHSDRFQEEVLGLCVGCKGCKSDCPTGVDLAKLKAEVKHEHHEEEGSGLRERIFRDIDRFSALGSALAPVSNAATKIPGARAVMDAVAGIAPDRELPTFRSESFEDWFAARGGSTVAPDEAVDTVALFPDTYTNYSYPAAGKAAVSVLEAANVRVEVPDDLAPSGRAAFSTGFLDEARERAATNVERLAPRVRDGQSVVFVEPSDAVMFQDEYLDLLDGDDVEAVSAAAYGVLEYLDAGRVDEQLAFDAPAESLTYHGHCNQKATNKDHHAVGVLRRAGYDVDPLDSSCCGMAGSFGYESEHYDISKAIGRILFDQVDESDGETVTAPGASCRSQLGDRDEGTEAPPHPIEKVAEAVTGPAVAADASVAEPTGPAAADD from the coding sequence ATGGCAACCGAACCCACGTGGGGGAGTGACGCGCCGGACTTGGACACGTCCGCGGCCGCGCTCGGTCACGACCGGCCGGACGTGGCCGCCTACCGGGAGCTGGCGTCGGACCTCCGCGACCGGGTCGAGGGAGGGGTCCAGTTCGACGAGTACGCGCAGGTGCTGTACGCGACCGACGGGAGCATCTATCAGGCGCGGCCGGCCGGCGTCGTCCTGCCGCGCTCCGTCGAGGACGTACAGGCCGCGATGGCGGTCGCGGCCGACCACGGCGTCCCGGTCATTCCGCGCGGAGCCGGCTCCTCGCTCGGCGGGCAGACGGTCGGGCCGGGCTGCGTGGTGTTGGACCTCTCGAAGCACATGGACGAGATCGTCGAGGTCCGGCCCGACGACCGGCGGGCGGTGGTCCAGCCCGGCGTCGTGCAGGACCACCTCGACGACCGGCTGGCGGAGGACGGGCTGAAGTTCGCGCCCGACCCCGCCTCATCCGCGCGGGCGACCGTCGTCGGCGGGATCGGCAACAACTCCACCGGCGCGCACTCGGTGCGGTACGGGATCACGGACGCGTACACGGAGGAACTGAGGGTCGTGCTCGCGGACGGCTCGCTGCTCCACGCCCGGGAGGTCGTCCTCGACTCGCCGGAGTACGAGGCGATCGTCTCCGGCGACGACCTGGAGGCCTCGCTGTACGAGACGACCCGGGCGCTCGTCGAGGACAACGAGGCGCAGATCGACGAGAAGTACCCGAACCTCAAGCGCTCGGTGTCGGGGTACAACCTCCATAAGGTGATCTACGAGAACGACGACGGCGAGGAAGTGATCAACCTCTCGAAGCTGTTCGTCGGCGCGGAGGGCACCCTCGGCACGATCGTCGAGGCCGAGGTGTCGCTGGTCACCCGCCCGGAGGAGACGGCGCTCGCGCTGTACACGTTCGACTCGCTGGTCGACGCGATGAAGGCTGTGCCCGAGGCGCTGGAGTTCCCCGTGAGCGCGGTCGAGCTGATGGACGACGAGGTGTTCTCGCTCGCCGCGGGGTCACAGGAGTTCGCCCAGTACGCCGAGCCGATCCCGGACCGCGCGGCCGCGGCGCTGATGCTGGAGTGGGACTCGGAGCTGGTCGACGACTTCGAGGCGGCGATCGCGGACACGACCGCCCACTTCGTTGACGGGGGCGACGCCTTCGACGTGCTGGAGGCGTACACTGACGAGGATCAGGAAGACCTCTGGAAGCTCCGCAAGGCGGCCATCCCGCTCCTCATGAGCATGCGCGGCGACCCGAAGCCGTACCCGTTCATCGAGGACGCGACGGTGCCGCCCGAGGAGCTGGCCGAGTATGTCGGGCAGTTCGAGGACGTGCTGACGGACCACGACACCTCCGCCGCCTACTTCGCGCACGCGGGCTCCGGCACGCTCCACATCCGCCCGATCCTCTCGCTCAAGGAGGAGGAGGGCGTCGAGAAGATGCACTCCATCTCCGAGGACGTGACGGACCTCGTCTTGGAGCACCACGGCGCGTTCTCCGGCGAGCACGGCGACGGGCTCGCGCGCACCGAGTTCAACCCGAAAATGTACGGCGAGGACCTCTGGAGCGCCTTTCAGGAGCTCAAGTCGACGTTCGACCCCGAGTGGCGGATGAACCCGGGCAAGGTCGTCTACGTCGACGGGGAGGCCGCCGCCGAGCGCGGCTACCCCGACACCGCGGCCGACACGGACATGCGCGAGAACCTCCGGTACGGCCCGGCGTACGAGTCGATCGAGCCGCAGACGGAGCTGGACTTCGACGACGAGGGCGGCTTCTCCCATCTCGTCGAGCTGTGTAACGGCTGCGGGACGTGCCGCGAGACCGACTCCGGCGTGATGTGCCCGACCTACCGCGCCTCCGAGGAGGAGATCCAGGCGACCCGCGGGCGCGCGAACATGCTCCGGGCCGCCATCAGCGGCGAACTGGACGACGACGAGATCCACTCCGACCGGTTCCAAGAGGAGGTGCTCGGCCTCTGTGTCGGCTGTAAGGGGTGTAAGAGCGACTGCCCGACCGGGGTCGACCTCGCGAAGCTGAAGGCCGAGGTGAAACACGAGCACCACGAGGAGGAGGGGTCGGGGCTCCGCGAGCGGATCTTCCGGGACATCGACCGCTTCTCCGCGCTGGGGAGCGCGCTCGCGCCGGTCTCGAACGCGGCGACGAAGATCCCCGGCGCTCGCGCCGTAATGGACGCGGTCGCAGGGATCGCGCCCGACCGCGAACTGCCGACGTTCCGCTCGGAGAGCTTCGAGGACTGGTTCGCGGCGCGCGGCGGCTCGACGGTCGCGCCCGACGAGGCGGTCGACACGGTGGCGCTGTTCCCGGACACCTACACCAACTACAGCTACCCGGCGGCCGGGAAGGCGGCCGTCTCGGTGTTGGAGGCCGCGAACGTCCGCGTGGAGGTGCCCGACGACCTCGCTCCCTCCGGCCGGGCGGCGTTCTCGACGGGCTTCCTCGACGAGGCCCGCGAGCGCGCCGCGACCAACGTCGAGCGGCTCGCGCCACGGGTCCGCGACGGGCAGTCGGTCGTGTTCGTCGAGCCGTCGGACGCCGTGATGTTCCAAGACGAGTACCTCGACCTCCTCGACGGCGACGACGTCGAGGCCGTCTCCGCCGCCGCCTACGGCGTGTTAGAGTATCTCGACGCCGGCCGCGTCGACGAGCAGTTGGCGTTCGACGCGCCCGCGGAGTCGCTCACCTATCACGGCCACTGTAACCAGAAGGCCACGAACAAGGACCACCACGCGGTCGGCGTGTTGCGGCGCGCCGGCTACGACGTGGACCCGCTCGACTCGTCGTGTTGTGGGATGGCCGGCTCCTTCGGCTACGAGTCGGAGCACTACGACATCTCGAAGGCGATCGGGCGGATCCTCTTCGATCAGGTCGACGAGAGCGACGGCGAGACGGTGACCGCGCCCGGCGCGTCCTGCCGGTCCCAGCTGGGCGACCGCGACGAGGGCACCGAGGCCCCGCCGCACCCGATCGAGAAGGTCGCCGAGGCGGTGACCGGTCCCGCGGTCGCCGCCGACGCGAGCGTCGCCGAGCCGACCGGCCCGGCGGCCGCCGACGACTGA